From Cellulosimicrobium cellulans, the proteins below share one genomic window:
- a CDS encoding NAD(P)-binding protein — protein sequence MELVYQSDGKRVVVNPDLLVIACDPRGLEPVMEFTPQERPLLDALRNFTFYTTCLRVYPRTTQDRVVILAPDVVESQAGLVQGYRNETAKQWGLPAANSATTNVVTTYQMVGINGASDPATLAAQRSAFLDDPPSWWPFQPGRYEIVQVEEHQDGAVHPAVNPLFTPYFNQFPAAALGAGAPWRWLNIQGMNDTVYVHASTCFESVLHCWSYLNILLAARPQLLAAPKDSTIVVIGAGVSGLLFAQRFIDEGFTDVSLLESTNRFAGKTHSLQVPDQGGTSIAELGTCYLSPAYDEMARALSEFTVGNARVPVAHGSERGIVVGAPPNETVMAYSDYGLMVACQSLGFGWPCSKAKQDAAYLKLIEAALFYVGLRLEIFGTIDGVMPTSRPAGDPHGVFSKTFAQFLDDNGMGVLKGYLMYAYQVQGYGDLDKIPAYYGLVWITPDIAQPFGGTSGVTAWQKGWEDVWDQMVTKRAMNITLNARVVSVRR from the coding sequence ATGGAGCTGGTGTACCAAAGCGACGGAAAGCGCGTCGTCGTCAATCCCGACCTTCTCGTGATCGCCTGCGATCCACGCGGCCTCGAGCCGGTCATGGAATTCACCCCCCAGGAACGGCCACTGCTGGACGCTCTCCGCAACTTCACCTTTTACACGACGTGCCTACGGGTCTACCCGCGCACGACGCAAGACCGGGTCGTCATCCTCGCTCCCGACGTCGTCGAGTCGCAGGCAGGCCTCGTGCAGGGGTACCGCAACGAGACAGCGAAACAGTGGGGTCTTCCAGCCGCGAACAGCGCCACGACCAATGTCGTCACGACATATCAGATGGTCGGGATCAACGGCGCGTCGGATCCTGCGACCCTCGCCGCACAGCGCAGCGCGTTCCTGGACGATCCGCCGTCGTGGTGGCCCTTCCAGCCCGGCCGGTACGAGATCGTGCAGGTCGAGGAGCATCAGGACGGCGCAGTCCACCCGGCCGTCAACCCGTTGTTCACGCCCTACTTCAACCAGTTCCCCGCCGCTGCGCTCGGCGCCGGGGCACCATGGCGATGGCTCAACATCCAGGGCATGAACGACACCGTGTACGTCCACGCGTCGACGTGCTTCGAGTCGGTCCTGCACTGCTGGTCCTACCTGAACATCCTTCTCGCCGCGAGGCCCCAGCTGCTCGCGGCCCCCAAGGACAGCACCATCGTGGTCATCGGCGCGGGTGTGAGCGGACTTCTCTTCGCGCAGCGTTTCATCGACGAGGGTTTCACCGACGTCTCGCTGCTGGAGTCCACGAACCGCTTCGCAGGCAAGACGCACTCGTTGCAGGTGCCGGACCAGGGCGGCACGTCCATCGCGGAGCTCGGCACGTGCTATCTGTCGCCGGCGTACGACGAGATGGCACGGGCGCTCTCGGAGTTCACCGTCGGCAACGCGCGCGTACCCGTGGCCCATGGGTCCGAACGCGGCATCGTCGTCGGCGCTCCGCCGAACGAGACGGTGATGGCCTACAGCGACTACGGGCTCATGGTCGCCTGTCAGTCGCTGGGGTTCGGGTGGCCGTGCAGCAAGGCGAAGCAAGATGCCGCGTACCTCAAGCTCATCGAAGCCGCCTTGTTCTACGTGGGCCTACGCCTCGAGATCTTCGGCACCATCGATGGTGTCATGCCGACCTCGAGGCCGGCCGGCGACCCGCACGGCGTCTTCTCGAAGACCTTTGCACAGTTCCTCGACGACAACGGCATGGGCGTGCTGAAGGGCTATCTGATGTACGCCTACCAGGTGCAGGGTTACGGGGATCTCGACAAGATCCCGGCGTACTACGGTCTCGTGTGGATCACACCGGACATCGCGCAACCCTTCGGCGGTACGAGCGGCGTCACGGCCTGGCAGAAGGGCTGGGAAGACGTCTGGGACCAGATGGTCACGAAGCGCGCCATGAACATCACGCTGAACGCCCGCGTGGTCAGCGTTCGCCGCTGA
- a CDS encoding DUF5682 family protein, with amino-acid sequence MAVALRAAWDAAPPRLRQAARDLVTLRERDGVHLFGVRHHSPACAVAVAALVEEVRPSVVLVEGPEEYTRLLPALLDERTVPPVAVLSLAGDPADAAGGGARGAGFYPLARYSPEWVALRAGHALDARLAFVDSPWGARQAEDDGEGPAARTVLVERHLAHSRTVARLAERLGCRDHDELWDHLFEARDTARLRGWRELADDVFAWAALARLDYEDEALVADGSLDREARMSARVAEHAARADGPVVVVTGAFHTLALVEALSGSTHGEAVVARRPAGGYGDLADAPAWLVRYDDERLDALRGYGAGMPTPGYYDRLWAAHHAAGGPAGAANGVLVDVGRGASARGALVSVAQSQAAVEHAHRLAALRERPWPCRTDLLDAITSCYVKDADDLDAAGDRPLGLAVAEVFAGRALGEVPPGGASPPLVEEARSRARALRLDVSDSVPRTVRLDARRRAAHRDRRRFLALCAFLELGFARRVSGPDHVAGRGLGLVLEEWEYAWTPLVEARLVELSHRGATLDAVAVALLDDARDRAREERSSDAVARLVAQCVVVGLPDRLPSLVALVRATLDVDPSLASVVAGMRRLVGLWRARTELELGEHAEALLDLAEQGLATAAYLVPDLAAADEATQDDALTSLVALRSLVRDLRDAGRDGTGSASESVARALVHVREDDDASPAVRGALTAFAAVDDELDDGPGGDGLVTRVRAQLAPGADPVAATAFLGGVMRAAPDLLLHTPEMFDAVDEGLRGLDEDAFRAVLPDLRRAFTWLRPTETHRLAERVAARTGTSAAALDRHVDVTEDDLRAGLLVERELVAVLERDGLGAWVAGGAQ; translated from the coding sequence GTGGCGGTAGCCCTGCGCGCCGCGTGGGACGCTGCGCCGCCCCGGCTGCGGCAGGCAGCCCGCGACCTCGTGACCCTGCGCGAGCGCGACGGCGTGCACCTGTTCGGCGTACGCCATCACAGCCCGGCGTGCGCGGTCGCCGTCGCCGCGCTGGTCGAGGAGGTGCGCCCGTCGGTCGTGCTCGTCGAGGGCCCGGAGGAGTACACGCGGCTCCTGCCCGCGCTGCTCGACGAGCGGACGGTCCCGCCGGTCGCCGTCCTCAGCCTCGCCGGCGACCCCGCGGACGCGGCGGGAGGCGGTGCGCGCGGCGCGGGGTTCTACCCGCTCGCACGGTACTCGCCCGAGTGGGTCGCGCTCCGGGCGGGGCACGCCCTCGACGCGCGGCTCGCGTTCGTCGACTCCCCGTGGGGTGCGCGGCAGGCGGAGGACGACGGCGAGGGCCCGGCGGCCCGCACCGTCCTCGTGGAGCGGCACCTCGCGCACTCGCGCACCGTCGCGCGGCTCGCCGAGCGCCTCGGGTGCCGGGACCACGACGAGCTGTGGGACCACCTGTTCGAGGCACGCGACACCGCGCGGCTGCGCGGCTGGCGCGAGCTCGCCGACGACGTGTTCGCCTGGGCGGCCCTCGCTCGCCTCGACTACGAGGACGAGGCGCTCGTGGCCGACGGGTCGCTCGACCGGGAGGCGCGGATGTCGGCGCGCGTCGCCGAGCACGCGGCGCGCGCTGACGGACCGGTCGTCGTCGTGACGGGCGCGTTCCACACGCTCGCCCTCGTCGAGGCGCTGTCGGGGAGCACGCACGGCGAGGCCGTCGTCGCTCGCCGCCCGGCGGGCGGGTACGGCGACCTGGCCGACGCGCCCGCGTGGCTCGTGCGGTACGACGACGAGCGGCTCGACGCGCTGCGCGGGTACGGCGCCGGGATGCCGACGCCCGGGTACTACGACCGGCTGTGGGCCGCGCACCACGCCGCGGGCGGTCCCGCGGGCGCGGCGAACGGCGTCCTCGTGGACGTCGGGCGCGGGGCGAGCGCCCGCGGTGCGCTCGTGAGCGTGGCGCAGTCGCAGGCCGCCGTCGAGCACGCGCACCGGCTCGCGGCGCTGCGCGAGCGGCCGTGGCCGTGCCGCACCGACCTGCTCGACGCGATCACGTCCTGCTACGTCAAGGACGCTGACGACCTCGACGCGGCGGGCGACCGACCGCTCGGGCTCGCTGTCGCGGAGGTGTTCGCCGGGCGCGCGCTCGGCGAGGTGCCGCCCGGGGGCGCGTCGCCGCCGCTCGTGGAGGAGGCGCGCTCGCGCGCGCGGGCGCTGCGCCTGGACGTGTCCGACTCGGTGCCGCGGACGGTGCGGCTCGACGCGCGACGCCGGGCCGCGCACCGCGACCGGCGCCGGTTCCTCGCGCTGTGCGCGTTCCTCGAGCTGGGGTTCGCGCGCCGGGTCTCCGGCCCCGACCACGTGGCCGGGCGCGGCCTCGGCCTGGTGCTCGAGGAGTGGGAGTACGCGTGGACGCCGCTCGTCGAGGCGCGGCTCGTCGAGCTCTCCCACCGCGGGGCGACGCTCGACGCCGTCGCCGTCGCGCTGCTCGACGACGCGCGCGACCGGGCGCGGGAGGAGCGGTCGAGCGACGCAGTGGCGCGGCTCGTCGCGCAGTGCGTGGTGGTGGGCCTGCCCGACCGCCTGCCCTCGCTGGTCGCCCTCGTGCGCGCGACGCTCGACGTCGACCCGTCGCTCGCCTCGGTGGTCGCGGGCATGCGGCGCCTCGTGGGGCTGTGGCGCGCGCGCACGGAGCTGGAGCTCGGCGAGCACGCCGAGGCGCTGCTCGACCTCGCGGAGCAAGGGCTCGCCACGGCCGCCTACCTCGTCCCGGACCTCGCGGCCGCGGACGAGGCGACGCAGGACGACGCGCTGACGAGCCTCGTCGCGCTGCGTTCCCTGGTCCGGGACCTGCGCGACGCCGGCCGCGACGGCACGGGCTCGGCGTCGGAGTCCGTGGCGCGAGCCCTCGTGCACGTGCGCGAGGACGACGACGCGTCGCCCGCGGTGCGGGGTGCGCTCACGGCGTTCGCCGCCGTCGACGACGAGCTGGACGACGGGCCGGGCGGCGACGGCCTCGTCACGCGTGTCCGGGCGCAGCTCGCACCCGGCGCGGACCCGGTGGCGGCGACGGCGTTCCTCGGCGGCGTGATGCGCGCCGCCCCCGACCTCCTGCTCCACACGCCGGAGATGTTCGACGCGGTCGACGAGGGGCTGCGCGGCCTCGACGAGGACGCGTTCCGGGCGGTGCTGCCGGACCTGCGCCGGGCGTTCACCTGGCTGCGGCCCACCGAGACGCACCGGCTCGCGGAGCGCGTCGCGGCGCGGACCGGGACGAGCGCCGCCGCGCTGGACCGGCACGTCGACGTGACGGAG
- a CDS encoding nucleotide pyrophosphohydrolase, translated as MRDTEVIRALREFVAERDWGQFHTPENLAKSISIEAAELLECFQWSSDFVPEDVEAELADVLTYCLLLADRLGLDVDRIVLEKLKTTKEKYPVERARGRSTKYDQV; from the coding sequence ATGCGTGACACAGAGGTCATTCGGGCGCTTCGCGAGTTCGTCGCAGAGCGCGACTGGGGGCAGTTCCACACCCCGGAGAACCTGGCGAAGAGCATCTCGATCGAAGCGGCCGAGCTTCTCGAGTGCTTCCAGTGGAGCTCGGACTTCGTTCCCGAGGACGTGGAAGCCGAGCTCGCCGACGTCCTGACATATTGCCTGCTCCTCGCGGACAGGCTCGGCCTCGACGTCGATCGGATCGTCCTGGAGAAGCTCAAGACGACGAAGGAGAAGTACCCGGTCGAGAGGGCGCGTGGCCGGAGCACGAAGTATGACCAGGTTTGA
- a CDS encoding ATP-binding protein, protein MTSTTTGDAQVAAGGPGELRPPAEVRYADELAALAAADARRGADVPPGWRLSPRAVRAFVVGDAELGVSRKFFGDDPLVDRAVVSLLGRQGLMLVGEPGTAKSLLSELLAAAASGTSTLTVQGTAGTSEDHVRYSWNYALLIAEGPSERSLVPSPVFRAMESGRVARFEEITRCAPEIQDTLVSVLSEKQLMVPELGADARVAARPGFNVLATANLRDRGVHEMSAALKRRFNFETVAPIRDRAFEMELVESRLTAELGPAPERPRLDRDVLEVLVTVFQDLRTGTTASGAPVKRPETVMSTAEAVNVAIAASLEARYLGDGTVTAGQVARQVGGVALKGDEEDARRLRHYVDNVVRERARSDARWKDFLTAAGDLWR, encoded by the coding sequence GTGACGAGCACGACGACCGGTGACGCGCAGGTCGCGGCCGGGGGACCGGGCGAGCTGCGGCCGCCCGCCGAGGTCCGGTACGCCGACGAGCTCGCGGCGCTCGCCGCAGCGGACGCGCGCCGCGGCGCCGACGTCCCGCCGGGGTGGCGGCTGAGCCCCCGCGCGGTGCGCGCGTTCGTCGTGGGCGACGCCGAGCTGGGCGTGAGCCGGAAGTTCTTCGGCGACGACCCGCTCGTCGACCGCGCGGTCGTGTCGCTGCTGGGTCGCCAGGGGCTCATGCTCGTCGGCGAGCCGGGCACCGCGAAGTCGCTCCTGTCCGAGCTCCTGGCCGCCGCCGCGAGCGGCACGTCGACGCTCACGGTCCAGGGCACCGCGGGCACGAGCGAGGACCACGTGCGGTACTCGTGGAACTACGCGCTCCTCATCGCCGAGGGGCCGAGCGAGCGCTCGCTCGTCCCCTCGCCGGTCTTCCGGGCGATGGAGAGCGGTCGGGTCGCGCGGTTCGAGGAGATCACGCGCTGCGCCCCCGAGATCCAGGACACGCTCGTGTCCGTGCTCTCGGAGAAGCAGCTCATGGTCCCCGAGCTCGGCGCCGACGCGCGCGTCGCGGCGCGGCCCGGGTTCAACGTCCTCGCGACGGCGAACCTGCGCGACCGCGGCGTCCACGAGATGTCCGCGGCGCTCAAGCGCCGCTTCAACTTCGAGACCGTCGCGCCCATCCGGGACCGCGCGTTCGAGATGGAGCTCGTCGAGAGCAGGCTGACGGCCGAGCTCGGTCCGGCCCCGGAGCGTCCGCGGCTCGACCGCGACGTGCTCGAGGTGCTCGTCACGGTCTTCCAGGACCTGCGCACGGGCACGACGGCGAGCGGTGCCCCGGTGAAGCGGCCCGAGACCGTGATGTCGACGGCCGAGGCCGTGAACGTCGCGATCGCGGCGTCGCTCGAGGCCCGGTACCTCGGCGACGGCACGGTGACCGCGGGCCAGGTCGCGCGCCAGGTGGGCGGCGTCGCCCTCAAGGGCGACGAGGAGGATGCGCGCCGCCTGCGGCACTACGTGGACAACGTGGTGCGCGAGCGCGCGCGCTCGGACGCGCGCTGGAAGGACTTCCTCACCGCGGCGGGCGACCTGTGGCGGTAG
- a CDS encoding DUF2075 domain-containing protein, translating to MTRFEVEHLPFHADAVNTRRGDRRLTNWPVVYAIDGDRDIYVGETLNAVARMRQHLDTSGKAHLRGVRIVVDETFNKSVCLDLESHLIRWFSGDGHYQVLNRNFGIVDADYYDRSRYRDTFRAVFEELRAQGLFTRSISQIENSDLFKLSPFKALNSDQAIAVEDILEGLFDDLRSDRQSTIVVQGDPGTGKTIVGIYLMKLLRDIETADLTEALSAETVFSEFFAEGYPELLKDFKVGLVVPQQSLRASIQEVFRKTPGLRKDMVLTPFQVGESTETFDLLIVDETHRLNQRASLASGVLNAKFPAINHRLFGADDLTITQLDWIREKSRHQIFLLDSGQRVRPADLPTDVLDRLVEEAREAHRLYPLSSQMRVLAGHDYVAYIREILAGQSPTPRRFGGYELRMFDDLGEMRDAIRAREAEYGLARLVAGYAFPWRSRADPSAPDIDLDGLQMPWNRTSTDWISSPTSIDEVGSIHTVQGYDLNYAGVIIGGDMRYDPASGRLYFERGSYFDSKGMQNNTKRGITYDDDDLLAFVTNIYAVLLTRGMRGTFVYVVDPELRTHLRAFIDP from the coding sequence ATGACCAGGTTTGAGGTCGAGCACCTTCCGTTCCATGCCGATGCGGTCAACACTCGCCGGGGGGATCGTCGGCTCACCAACTGGCCCGTCGTGTACGCGATCGACGGCGATCGCGACATCTACGTGGGCGAGACCCTCAACGCCGTTGCTCGCATGCGACAGCACCTCGACACGAGCGGCAAGGCGCATCTGAGGGGTGTTCGCATCGTCGTCGACGAGACGTTCAACAAGTCGGTCTGCCTCGACCTCGAGTCGCACCTGATCCGCTGGTTCTCGGGGGACGGCCACTATCAGGTCCTGAACCGGAACTTCGGCATCGTCGATGCCGACTACTACGACCGGAGCCGCTACCGCGACACGTTCCGAGCGGTCTTCGAGGAACTGCGCGCGCAGGGGCTCTTCACACGGTCGATCAGCCAGATCGAGAACAGCGACCTGTTCAAGCTCTCGCCGTTCAAGGCACTGAACTCCGACCAGGCGATCGCCGTCGAGGACATCCTCGAGGGCCTCTTCGACGATCTGCGTTCCGACCGCCAGAGCACGATCGTCGTCCAGGGTGACCCGGGCACCGGCAAGACGATCGTCGGCATCTACCTCATGAAGCTCCTTCGTGACATCGAGACGGCCGACCTCACAGAGGCGCTGAGCGCCGAGACGGTGTTCTCCGAGTTCTTCGCGGAGGGCTACCCCGAGCTTCTCAAGGACTTCAAGGTCGGCCTCGTGGTGCCGCAGCAGTCGCTGCGTGCCTCGATCCAGGAGGTGTTCCGCAAGACGCCTGGTCTACGCAAGGACATGGTGCTCACGCCCTTCCAGGTCGGCGAGAGCACGGAGACGTTCGATCTGCTGATCGTCGACGAGACTCACCGGCTCAACCAGCGCGCGAGCCTCGCGTCAGGCGTTCTGAACGCCAAGTTCCCCGCGATCAATCACCGGCTCTTCGGTGCGGACGACCTCACGATCACCCAGCTCGACTGGATTCGAGAGAAGAGCAGGCACCAGATCTTCCTGCTCGACTCGGGTCAGCGTGTGCGTCCGGCCGATCTGCCGACCGACGTCCTCGACAGGTTGGTCGAGGAGGCGCGCGAGGCGCACCGCCTCTACCCGCTGTCCTCGCAGATGCGTGTCCTCGCGGGCCACGACTACGTCGCGTACATCCGAGAGATCCTCGCCGGGCAGAGCCCGACGCCGCGACGCTTCGGTGGCTACGAGCTGCGGATGTTCGACGATCTGGGTGAGATGCGCGACGCGATCCGCGCACGGGAAGCCGAGTACGGGCTTGCGCGTCTGGTCGCGGGATATGCCTTTCCGTGGCGCAGCCGGGCCGACCCCTCTGCTCCCGACATCGACCTCGACGGTCTGCAGATGCCGTGGAACCGCACCTCGACGGACTGGATCAGCAGCCCGACGTCGATCGACGAGGTCGGTTCGATCCACACGGTCCAGGGATACGACCTCAACTACGCAGGCGTGATCATCGGCGGCGACATGCGCTATGACCCGGCGAGTGGGCGCCTGTACTTCGAGAGGGGGTCCTACTTCGACTCGAAGGGGATGCAGAACAACACGAAGCGGGGAATCACGTACGACGACGACGACCTGTTGGCGTTCGTCACGAACATCTATGCGGTGCTGCTGACGCGAGGGATGCGCGGGACGTTCGTCTACGTCGTGGACCCCGAGCTGCGAACGCACCTTCGGGCATTCATCGACCCCTGA
- a CDS encoding DUF4132 domain-containing protein, which translates to MLEKVKGLFRRDEEQAGGGRPSARLVDALKVLAVESPALADRAVAYVHRGEGPEVLLELEALRGGDVEVLLGRPGQSGIYSWTTPAQDDRLKTAVPGWTSAKAVTARSNLYTLSDSVTIPELVRIGRVLSAVSSEVDRERPADPRWLTVLVNDMSRRANDRRKGKNGKQTPDRWTPDLLVALAVEGGVPETDATAVVLRELFERPTSSGWASRHLGPALLGEPARDFVVAHVDVATQALPGVSAAGRTELIELVASDAAATAALAPLLARLAADTSKGVREAAVAAVAQLPGERQREILTPLLTTLAPSRLGTVVTRLAQVDGGLVDLERAAEQSTGARATLLRDTVERARVLDAAQEDEPAIEVPPFELLPETVLGDEFVQAARAAIDTALERARAELAAHPGKKDDDGWPRWRRQAVEQDLKELPGISDDDLRIFAAFLSGTSTRRPGGIAMRRLAAPGVFSRLPGITLLHRLRLQANEARGHSERFGWYRLNEGDMLDVDLRVLDEALRRIGRDDAEALIDELYFSTWWAMDTVTPENAWPYYAGRLDRLAAALDDRERTYGTTKPARALAVLAQLPHVPRTFLPRLTELALGEGRTYRATAQEALSTHPGVRGLAEQGLGNGRSEVRRTAAEWLARLGDADAVPALRAALAKERSEVVRAAILTSLEVLGEDISVDLAPEVLLAEATKGLRGKAPVSMSWFDLGSLPDARWAADGSPVDPTILRWWVVLAVKLKDPSGAGLLERYLSLLQEEDRARLGSHVLAAWVAQDTRNPSAQESDAHATAGAQQRYDQYQAWAKRSPEYYSVEASKTVEDHHRDLYREHQATYLGSAVKDKGMLALTVAMPGGELAATFQRYAKAHVGRRAQTEALVQALAANGQPAAIQELLAVSRRFRQATVQETAQRLAAELADRRGWTADQLADRTVQTAGFEDDGLLHLDLGSREYVGRITPAFTLELTSDAGKVVKALPAARAQDDPELVSAAKKQLTASRKELKAVVALQTQRLYEAMCVGRTWTAQEWQEYLLGHPVMSRLVERLVWVENPGTDEARPFRPDGGALVDADDEDVVLGEGSTVGLTHAVLLGPDATAAWSAHLADYEVTPLFAQLDVATPDVPAGATAIDDHKGWFSDSFSIRGRATKRGYTRSQAEDAGWFSAYTKSFASAGVVVQIEFTGSFVPEENIAAAVTALTFERMGRASGRGTARIADLPPVLVAEAYRDYVAVAEAGSFDPDWERKSQY; encoded by the coding sequence GTGCTCGAGAAGGTCAAGGGTCTGTTCCGGCGCGACGAGGAGCAGGCGGGAGGTGGCCGTCCGAGCGCTCGGCTCGTCGACGCGCTGAAGGTGCTCGCGGTCGAGTCGCCGGCGCTCGCGGACCGCGCGGTCGCGTACGTGCACCGGGGAGAGGGCCCCGAGGTGCTGCTGGAGCTCGAGGCGCTGCGCGGCGGTGACGTCGAGGTGCTGCTGGGGCGGCCGGGCCAGTCGGGGATCTACTCGTGGACGACGCCCGCGCAGGACGACCGACTCAAGACCGCGGTGCCGGGCTGGACCTCCGCGAAGGCCGTCACTGCCCGGTCCAACCTCTACACGCTGAGCGACTCGGTGACGATCCCTGAGCTCGTGCGGATCGGCCGGGTGCTCAGCGCCGTGTCGTCGGAGGTCGACCGCGAGCGCCCCGCCGACCCGCGCTGGCTCACGGTGCTCGTGAATGACATGTCGCGGCGCGCGAACGACCGCCGCAAGGGCAAGAACGGCAAGCAGACGCCCGACCGCTGGACGCCGGACCTGCTGGTGGCGCTCGCGGTCGAGGGCGGCGTGCCGGAGACCGACGCGACGGCGGTGGTGCTGCGCGAGCTGTTCGAGCGCCCGACGTCGTCGGGCTGGGCCTCGCGCCACCTGGGCCCGGCGCTCCTCGGCGAGCCGGCGCGCGACTTCGTGGTCGCGCACGTCGACGTGGCGACCCAGGCGCTGCCGGGCGTGAGCGCCGCGGGGCGGACGGAGCTGATCGAGCTCGTGGCGTCCGACGCTGCGGCGACGGCGGCGCTCGCCCCGCTCCTGGCTCGGCTCGCGGCGGACACGAGCAAGGGCGTGCGTGAGGCGGCGGTGGCCGCCGTCGCGCAGCTCCCGGGTGAGCGCCAGCGCGAGATCCTCACCCCGCTCCTCACAACCCTCGCGCCGTCCCGGCTCGGGACGGTCGTGACGCGCCTCGCGCAGGTCGACGGCGGGCTGGTCGACCTCGAGCGGGCCGCCGAGCAGTCGACCGGGGCGCGCGCGACGCTCCTGCGCGACACCGTCGAGCGTGCCCGCGTGCTCGACGCCGCGCAGGAGGACGAGCCGGCGATCGAGGTGCCGCCTTTCGAGCTCCTGCCGGAGACGGTGCTCGGCGATGAGTTCGTGCAGGCCGCGCGGGCCGCGATCGATACCGCCCTCGAGCGCGCCCGCGCGGAGCTGGCGGCGCACCCCGGCAAGAAGGACGACGACGGGTGGCCGCGGTGGCGTCGCCAGGCCGTCGAGCAGGACCTCAAGGAGCTGCCGGGAATCTCCGACGACGACCTCCGGATCTTCGCCGCGTTCCTGTCCGGGACGAGCACGCGTCGCCCGGGCGGCATCGCGATGCGCCGGCTGGCCGCACCGGGCGTCTTCTCGCGCCTCCCCGGTATCACCCTCCTGCACCGGCTGCGGCTCCAGGCGAACGAGGCGCGCGGCCACAGCGAGCGGTTCGGCTGGTATCGGCTCAACGAGGGCGACATGCTCGACGTCGACCTGCGCGTCCTCGACGAGGCGCTGCGGCGGATCGGTCGCGACGACGCCGAGGCACTGATCGACGAGCTGTACTTCTCCACGTGGTGGGCCATGGACACGGTGACGCCCGAGAACGCGTGGCCGTACTACGCGGGGCGGCTCGACCGGCTCGCCGCGGCGCTGGACGACCGCGAGCGCACGTACGGCACGACGAAGCCGGCGCGGGCGCTCGCGGTGCTCGCGCAGCTCCCGCACGTCCCGCGCACCTTCCTGCCGCGCCTCACCGAGCTCGCGCTCGGCGAGGGCCGCACGTACCGGGCGACGGCGCAGGAGGCGCTGAGCACGCACCCCGGCGTGCGGGGCCTGGCCGAGCAGGGGCTCGGCAACGGCCGGTCCGAGGTGCGCCGCACCGCCGCGGAGTGGCTGGCCCGGCTCGGCGACGCCGACGCGGTGCCCGCACTGCGGGCCGCGCTCGCGAAGGAGCGCAGCGAGGTCGTCCGGGCGGCGATCCTCACGTCGCTCGAGGTCCTCGGGGAGGACATCTCGGTCGACCTCGCGCCGGAGGTGCTGCTCGCGGAGGCGACCAAGGGACTGCGCGGCAAGGCGCCGGTGAGCATGTCCTGGTTCGACCTGGGCTCCCTGCCGGACGCGCGCTGGGCGGCGGACGGCTCGCCGGTGGACCCGACGATCCTGCGCTGGTGGGTCGTGCTCGCGGTCAAGCTCAAGGACCCGAGCGGCGCGGGGCTGCTCGAGCGATACCTGTCCCTCCTGCAGGAGGAGGACCGCGCGCGCCTCGGCAGCCACGTGCTGGCCGCGTGGGTCGCGCAGGACACGCGCAACCCGTCGGCGCAGGAGAGCGACGCGCACGCGACGGCGGGCGCGCAGCAGCGGTACGACCAGTACCAGGCGTGGGCCAAGCGCTCGCCGGAGTACTACTCGGTCGAGGCGTCCAAGACGGTCGAGGACCACCACCGCGACCTCTACCGGGAGCACCAGGCGACCTACCTCGGCTCGGCGGTCAAGGACAAGGGGATGCTCGCGCTCACGGTCGCGATGCCGGGTGGCGAGCTCGCCGCGACGTTCCAGCGCTACGCGAAGGCGCACGTCGGTCGCCGGGCGCAGACCGAGGCGCTCGTCCAGGCGCTCGCGGCGAACGGTCAGCCTGCCGCGATCCAGGAGCTCCTCGCGGTCTCGCGCCGTTTCCGGCAGGCGACCGTGCAGGAGACGGCGCAGCGGCTCGCCGCCGAGCTCGCGGACCGGCGCGGATGGACGGCGGACCAGCTCGCGGACCGGACGGTCCAGACGGCGGGCTTTGAGGACGACGGCCTGCTCCACCTCGACCTCGGGTCCCGTGAGTACGTCGGGCGCATCACCCCCGCGTTCACGCTCGAGCTCACGAGCGACGCGGGCAAGGTGGTCAAGGCGCTCCCGGCCGCGCGGGCGCAGGACGACCCCGAGCTCGTCTCGGCCGCGAAGAAGCAGCTCACCGCGAGCCGCAAGGAGCTCAAGGCGGTCGTCGCGCTGCAGACCCAGCGGCTCTACGAGGCGATGTGCGTGGGCCGCACGTGGACGGCGCAGGAGTGGCAGGAGTACCTGCTCGGCCACCCGGTGATGTCGCGGCTCGTCGAGCGGCTCGTGTGGGTCGAGAACCCCGGCACGGACGAGGCGCGCCCGTTCCGTCCCGACGGCGGCGCGCTCGTCGACGCCGACGACGAGGACGTCGTGCTCGGCGAGGGGTCGACGGTCGGGCTCACCCATGCGGTCCTGCTCGGTCCGGACGCCACGGCTGCCTGGTCGGCGCACCTCGCGGACTACGAGGTGACCCCGCTCTTCGCGCAGCTCGACGTCGCGACGCCCGACGTCCCTGCCGGCGCGACGGCGATCGACGACCACAAGGGCTGGTTTTCCGACAGCTTCTCGATCCGGGGACGCGCCACCAAGCGCGGCTACACGCGCTCCCAGGCGGAGGACGCCGGGTGGTTCAGCGCGTACACGAAGTCGTTCGCGAGCGCGGGGGTCGTGGTGCAGATCGAGTTCACGGGGTCGTTCGTCCCCGAGGAGAACATCGCGGCCGCGGTGACGGCCCTGACGTTCGAGCGCATGGGACGCGCGTCGGGCCGGGGGACCGCGCGCATCGCGGACCTGCCGCCCGTGCTCGTCGCGGAGGCGTACCGCGACTACGTCGCCGTCGCCGAGGCGGGATCGTTCGACCCCGACTGGGAGCGCAAGAGCCAGTACTGA